From the Brassica napus cultivar Da-Ae chromosome A8, Da-Ae, whole genome shotgun sequence genome, one window contains:
- the LOC106439044 gene encoding sirohydrochlorin ferrochelatase, chloroplastic, protein MSSMAATQSHFFINLRISSQRNLRADAPVSSSSCEMNRPWALPCSLKVDNVQSRRIKRRGSPCLARFENGELLRSGIGDADGIIIVDHGSRRRESNIMLEEFVKMFKDNTGYPIVEPAHMELAEPSIKSAFSLCVQQGAKRVVVSPFFLFPGRHWHQDIPALTADAAKEFPSISYLITAPLGLHNLLIDVVNDRIQHCLSHVEGDADECLVCAGTNKCKLYNSSEAQM, encoded by the exons ATGAGTTCAATGGCAGCGACTCAATCTCACTTCTTCATCAACCTGAGAATCTCCTCCCAACG CAATCTCAGAGCAGATGCTcctgtttcatcttcttcttgtgaGATGAATCGGCCATGGGCTTTGCCATGTTCCTTAAAAGTTGACAACGTTCAATCCCGACGAATAAAGAGAAGAGGATCTCCATGTTTGGCGAGGTTCGAGAATGGCGAGTTGCTCAGAAGTGGGATTGGTGATGCTGATGGGATTATAATCGTAGACCACGGTTCTCGTCGCCGAGAATCTAATATCATGCTTG AGGAGTTTGTGAAGATGTTCAAAGACAACACTGGCTACCCTATTGTGGAGCCTGCTCATatg GAATTGGCTGAGCCGTCTATAAAAAGTGCATTCAGTCTGTGTGTACAACAAGGAGCGAAACGTGTTGTTGTTAGCCCGTTTTTTCTGTTTCCTGGAAGACACTGGCATCAG GACATTCCTGCTTTGACGGCTGATGCTGCAAAGGAGTTCCCTTCCATCTCATACCTCATTACTGCACCTCTCGGCCTCCATAATCTCCTCATT GACGTGGTAAACGACAGAATCCAACATTGTCTGAGTCATGTTGAAGGTGATGCAGACGAATGTCTCGTTTGTGCTGGAACAAACAAGTGCAAGCTCTACAATAGTTCTGAGGCTCAAATGTAA